Proteins found in one bacterium genomic segment:
- the cmr1 gene encoding type III-B CRISPR module RAMP protein Cmr1, giving the protein MEKLTDALKVIEFKIKFITPLLIHGENSRADTIGLTGKALRGCWRFWFRALIGGLIDNIEPKKLLELESKIFGSADDKVGAKFRIYLQELGQREKIEAYVGFKYTEGRKRGEEAKSEGYKEGIEYKITIIPRKEEFPKEILLSAIWLWANLGGVGQRARRGFGSPAIELIDKIANPFKTENLELHTKSEFQTSEEIKGHLTDGLKKVWQIFEQWIPNNSGHKITGDISKNDEPANANYFILKSIKQIGVGNEVFSDLKEAIEAIHGNHNCDELGWVDLHNNKPSKRMASPVLTRLYKVNSGFIPIITWCNQNGVLPNCNSPTGCVQLYLKKAKFDNSSWLTGSPNE; this is encoded by the coding sequence GCAGATACTATTGGATTAACCGGCAAAGCATTAAGAGGATGCTGGAGATTCTGGTTCAGAGCATTAATAGGTGGGCTAATAGATAATATTGAACCAAAAAAATTGTTAGAACTTGAAAGCAAAATATTTGGGTCTGCAGATGATAAAGTTGGGGCAAAATTTAGAATTTATTTACAAGAACTCGGTCAACGAGAAAAAATCGAAGCTTATGTGGGATTTAAATATACAGAAGGCCGTAAAAGAGGAGAAGAAGCAAAATCTGAAGGTTATAAAGAAGGGATTGAATATAAAATAACAATCATTCCAAGAAAAGAAGAATTCCCAAAAGAAATTCTTCTTTCTGCAATCTGGCTTTGGGCTAATCTTGGGGGTGTTGGGCAAAGAGCCAGAAGAGGTTTTGGATCACCTGCAATTGAATTGATTGATAAGATTGCCAATCCTTTCAAAACTGAAAATCTCGAATTACATACAAAATCAGAATTCCAAACGTCAGAAGAAATAAAAGGACATCTAACTGACGGACTAAAAAAAGTTTGGCAAATTTTTGAACAATGGATTCCTAATAATAGTGGACATAAAATTACGGGAGATATATCAAAAAATGATGAACCTGCAAATGCTAATTATTTCATTTTAAAGAGTATAAAACAGATAGGGGTTGGTAATGAGGTGTTTAGTGATTTGAAAGAGGCAATTGAAGCTATTCACGGAAATCACAATTGTGATGAGCTGGGCTGGGTAGATTTACATAATAATAAACCTTCGAAACGTATGGCTTCACCTGTTTTAACAAGATTATACAAGGTTAATAGTGGTTTTATTCCTATTATTACTTGGTGTAACCAAAACGGTGTATTACCGAATTGCAACAGTCCAACGGGTTGTGTACAACTTTATCTTAAGAAAGCAAAGTTTGATAATAGTAGCTGGCTTACTGGGAGTCCAAATGAGTAA